From Deltaproteobacteria bacterium, the proteins below share one genomic window:
- a CDS encoding pirin family protein, giving the protein MITIRPAAARGHFDFGWLDTQHTFSFGEYHDPQHMSFRVLRVINEDRVQPGRGFGTHPHQDMEIVTYVLAGALEHRDSLGNGSIIRPGDVQRMSAGTGVTHSEYNSSQSEPVHLLQIWITPERRGLAPSYEQTHFADTRNALQLLASHDGRDGSVTVHQDVAILAARLDVRQAVTYSVALKRHAWVQVARGTATLNDHRLAAGDGAAASDERSLRVGATQDAEVLLFDLP; this is encoded by the coding sequence ATGATCACCATCCGGCCCGCCGCGGCTCGCGGCCACTTCGACTTCGGCTGGCTCGACACGCAGCACACGTTCTCCTTCGGCGAATATCACGATCCACAGCACATGAGCTTTCGCGTGCTGCGGGTGATCAACGAGGACCGCGTGCAACCGGGCCGCGGCTTTGGAACGCACCCCCACCAGGACATGGAAATCGTCACCTACGTCCTCGCCGGCGCCCTCGAGCATCGTGACAGTTTGGGCAACGGCTCGATCATTCGCCCGGGCGACGTCCAACGCATGAGCGCCGGCACCGGTGTGACCCACAGCGAGTACAATTCCTCACAATCCGAACCGGTGCACCTGTTGCAGATCTGGATCACGCCCGAGCGGCGCGGCTTGGCGCCGAGTTACGAACAAACGCACTTCGCCGACACCCGCAACGCCCTGCAGCTGCTCGCGTCGCACGATGGCCGTGATGGTTCGGTGACCGTGCATCAGGATGTCGCGATTCTCGCCGCTCGGCTCGACGTTCGGCAAGCGGTGACCTACTCGGTGGCACTCAAGCGCCATGCCTGGGTACAGGTCGCGCGCGGAACGGCGACCCTCAACGATCACCGCCTCGCCGCAGGCGACGGCGCCGCCGCGAGCGATGAACGCTCATTGCGGGTTGGTGCGACGCAAGACGCGGAAGTCCTGCTCTTCGATCTGCCTTGA
- a CDS encoding alpha/beta fold hydrolase, producing MKTQHVSIHGHRVAFRTAGQGPVVLLVHGMAGSSMTWEHVLPALARHFTVVAPDLLGHGESGAPRRGEYSLSAHANVLRDLLEVLGHTGATFVGQSLGGGVAMQLAYQFPERCERLVLVSSGGLGPEVNFLLRALTFPGAEYVFPLVCSPPLRDAGLWVRSWLRTIGLRVAPAVEEMWRSYASLSDADTRRAFFRTLHSVIDLDGQAVSASDRLYLTSQVPTLIVWGAQDPIIPVSHATAAHAAMPGSRLAIFDDVGHFPHCEAPDRFAEALVDFVASTEPARLSEVGWRKLLQSSPPVRADGEAGIAVRLAESGA from the coding sequence ATGAAAACGCAGCATGTGTCGATCCACGGCCACCGCGTCGCCTTCCGTACGGCTGGCCAGGGGCCGGTCGTGCTGCTGGTGCACGGCATGGCCGGCAGCTCGATGACCTGGGAGCACGTCTTGCCGGCGCTGGCCCGGCACTTCACCGTCGTCGCACCGGATCTGCTCGGGCATGGAGAATCGGGGGCGCCGCGGCGAGGCGAGTACTCGCTCAGCGCTCACGCCAATGTCCTGCGCGACCTCTTGGAGGTCCTCGGACATACGGGCGCAACCTTCGTCGGCCAATCCCTCGGCGGCGGCGTGGCGATGCAGTTGGCCTATCAATTTCCCGAGCGCTGCGAGCGCCTGGTATTGGTGAGCAGCGGCGGCCTCGGCCCGGAGGTCAACTTTCTGCTCCGCGCACTGACCTTTCCCGGAGCCGAATACGTATTCCCGCTGGTTTGTTCCCCGCCCCTTCGAGACGCCGGACTGTGGGTCAGGTCGTGGCTGCGCACGATCGGGCTGCGCGTCGCTCCTGCGGTAGAAGAAATGTGGCGCAGCTACGCATCGCTGTCGGACGCCGACACGCGCCGGGCATTTTTTCGCACCCTTCACTCCGTCATCGACCTCGACGGACAAGCCGTAAGCGCGAGCGACCGCTTGTACCTGACATCGCAAGTGCCGACACTGATCGTGTGGGGCGCTCAGGATCCGATCATTCCCGTCAGCCATGCGACCGCGGCGCACGCGGCCATGCCCGGCAGTCGTCTCGCGATCTTCGACGATGTCGGCCACTTCCCACATTGCGAGGCGCCCGACCGATTCGCTGAAGCGCTCGTCGACTTCGTCGCGTCCACCGAGCCTGCCCGGCTCTCAGAAGTTGGCTGGCGCAAGTTGCTCCAGTCATCTCCGCCCGTGCGAGCCGACGGCGAAGCCGGGATCGCAGTCCGCCTGGCGGAGAGCGGCGCGTAA
- a CDS encoding PAS domain S-box protein, producing MQSHAVAFALVMVATVLGCSAGAGIVRGDATTAPLLALVLTLGIGAVFAWGVVPQLATVAIATSVIAGNVYAVNGRIGSFGHDTILTLAVAMLLSVWIARRRQRLRFATAEQNLTRQRNEAQRVSEERFAALVQHSSDIVLIQSLDGVVRYASPAVQRVLGYSPEQLVGRDFFATLSHAEDRGTLQRLFESIAAAGANASAEFRVRRVTGEWAYLDANANNLLHHPQIQSIVVHARDITDRKRAEMEKVTLLEVARDVTGTFDLSEMLDRAHRRIAEVLPCDAVATYYWDPQVHTFRMLAQHGLTADLLRQAAAFEFRRGLPFVEQLRGERTMVINDIVEQSWIPAELFTGSPITALAWTQLNVKGRALGVLVVFNTHPTRRFEPRQSEMLEGIADHVAVAIETTQLHRAQQQEAEVSAALARVGRELISSLDQPALLDKLCQITTEALACDCSHTTLWDVTADAYTCSSGYGYGAEEWESIRVLKAPRALLKDFVDNLERDEVVQGVVPQSSDDPMASLARQLGLTSVVCMALRRGTELIGFQVAGCRGRRSSFTMAQLRIARGIAQLASFALENARLLNELAHAGRLKSDFVATMSHELRTPLNIIIGYNDLLLDGTFGAVTNEQSDTLRRMAQRAKELGDLINNTLDLSRLEARAEQPLVRQEFSLGDLIGEIDGETRELQAKPGLHVTWRVPPGLRLLYTDATKLKLVVKNLIVNALKFTEHGSVAVTADARDGGVELCVTDTGIGIPPEALPVIFEPFRQVDGASLGSHSGVGLGLYIVRRFLDLLGGTIAVHSQVGAGSTFRVWIPHDIRDTDGRALPSTPGPLSN from the coding sequence ATGCAATCACACGCGGTAGCCTTCGCCTTGGTTATGGTTGCTACGGTGCTCGGGTGCAGCGCCGGCGCCGGTATAGTTCGAGGCGACGCGACGACTGCACCACTGCTCGCCCTGGTGCTCACGCTTGGGATCGGGGCGGTCTTTGCCTGGGGTGTTGTTCCACAATTGGCCACCGTAGCGATTGCTACGAGCGTGATTGCTGGCAACGTGTACGCGGTCAACGGCCGGATCGGTAGCTTCGGGCACGACACGATCCTCACGTTGGCTGTGGCGATGCTGCTGTCGGTGTGGATCGCGCGCCGGCGTCAACGGCTCCGCTTCGCGACGGCTGAACAGAATCTGACCCGCCAGCGGAACGAAGCGCAGCGTGTCAGCGAAGAACGCTTTGCCGCGCTGGTACAGCACTCCTCGGACATCGTTCTCATTCAGAGCCTGGATGGCGTCGTTCGCTACGCCAGCCCGGCAGTGCAGCGCGTGCTCGGATATTCTCCAGAGCAGTTGGTCGGCCGCGATTTCTTCGCGACGTTGTCGCATGCAGAGGATCGCGGCACGCTCCAGCGCCTGTTCGAGTCCATCGCCGCAGCTGGCGCCAACGCCAGCGCGGAGTTCCGCGTGCGGCGCGTCACCGGCGAGTGGGCGTATCTCGATGCCAATGCGAACAACCTCCTGCACCATCCGCAGATTCAGAGCATCGTTGTCCATGCGCGCGACATTACCGATCGCAAGCGGGCGGAGATGGAAAAGGTCACGCTGCTCGAGGTCGCGCGCGACGTCACCGGCACGTTCGACTTGTCGGAAATGCTCGACCGCGCGCATCGCCGCATCGCTGAGGTGCTGCCCTGCGACGCGGTCGCTACGTACTACTGGGATCCGCAAGTCCACACCTTTCGCATGCTCGCGCAGCACGGACTGACCGCGGATCTGCTGCGCCAGGCGGCCGCCTTCGAGTTTCGCCGCGGCCTGCCGTTCGTCGAGCAGCTCCGCGGCGAGCGCACAATGGTGATCAACGACATCGTGGAGCAATCCTGGATTCCCGCCGAGTTGTTCACGGGCAGCCCGATCACGGCGTTGGCGTGGACGCAACTGAACGTCAAAGGGCGTGCCCTCGGCGTGCTGGTCGTCTTCAACACGCACCCCACGCGTCGATTCGAACCGCGTCAGAGCGAAATGCTGGAAGGCATCGCCGACCACGTCGCGGTCGCGATCGAGACCACGCAACTGCATCGGGCGCAGCAACAAGAGGCGGAGGTCTCCGCGGCATTGGCACGGGTCGGACGCGAACTTATCTCGTCGCTTGATCAGCCGGCCCTGCTCGACAAGTTGTGCCAGATCACGACCGAGGCGTTGGCCTGCGACTGCAGCCACACCACCCTCTGGGATGTGACGGCGGACGCATACACGTGCAGCTCCGGCTATGGGTACGGCGCGGAGGAGTGGGAGTCGATTCGGGTGTTGAAGGCACCGCGCGCGTTGCTCAAGGATTTTGTAGACAATCTGGAGCGTGACGAAGTGGTGCAAGGAGTGGTGCCCCAGTCGTCAGACGATCCGATGGCGTCGCTGGCGCGACAACTCGGCTTAACGTCGGTGGTGTGTATGGCGCTGCGTCGCGGAACCGAGCTGATCGGTTTCCAGGTCGCCGGTTGCCGGGGGCGGCGCTCGTCGTTCACGATGGCGCAGCTGCGCATTGCGCGCGGCATCGCTCAACTCGCGTCATTCGCTCTGGAGAATGCCCGTCTGCTCAACGAGCTGGCCCATGCCGGTCGTTTGAAATCCGACTTCGTCGCCACCATGTCGCACGAACTGCGCACACCACTGAACATCATCATCGGGTACAACGACTTGTTGCTCGATGGCACCTTCGGCGCGGTTACCAACGAGCAGAGCGATACGCTGCGGCGCATGGCGCAGCGTGCGAAGGAACTCGGCGATCTCATCAACAACACGTTGGACCTCAGTCGATTGGAGGCGCGAGCCGAGCAACCCTTGGTGCGCCAGGAATTCAGCCTCGGCGATCTGATCGGCGAGATCGACGGCGAGACCCGCGAGCTGCAAGCCAAGCCCGGGCTGCACGTGACCTGGCGCGTGCCGCCGGGTTTGCGCCTGCTGTACACGGACGCGACGAAGTTGAAGTTGGTGGTCAAGAACCTGATCGTCAATGCGCTCAAGTTTACCGAACACGGGAGTGTCGCCGTGACCGCCGACGCGCGCGACGGCGGCGTCGAGTTGTGCGTCACTGATACTGGAATCGGCATTCCACCGGAGGCATTGCCCGTGATCTTCGAACCGTTCCGCCAGGTGGACGGCGCATCACTGGGATCGCATAGCGGCGTGGGCTTGGGCTTGTACATTGTCCGCCGGTTTCTCGATCTCCTCGGCGGTACCATCGCCGTGCACAGCCAGGTCGGTGCGGGATCGACGTTTCGCGTGTGGATTCCGCACGACATCAGAGATACGGACGGGCGCGCCCTTCCGTCAACGCCTGGTCCGCTGAGCAACTGA
- a CDS encoding NAD(P)/FAD-dependent oxidoreductase: protein MQARQFGTEGDEIADAKRDPNDQEVPATDPNLLQKQTISLGAHSRINDVTPSLGHLVFLSQPESNPVPQNEVGTFPASRLTTPRSRWRVTKVAGVFPTGQRRATRRCGGKDPFVNDLRAHVQPSSAGRTPTVAILGAGISGICLGIQLKQAGIDSFTIFEKSDGVGGTWKDNTYPGACCDVPSMLYSFSFELKTDWSRKFSPQSEILDYLEHCTDKYGVRPHLRCNTEIASARFDESDSVWRIRTATGEDHTADIFVSGVGQLNRPYYPDIPDREEFQGTTFHSARWNHQHDLSGENVAVIGNGASAIQIIPQIAPATKQLHIFQRSANWMIPRMDGAYSEREKDRFTRMPLLARAYRAFIWALLESRWPAFSKQSRAGKKLEKFATAEMHKHITDPVLRAILTPDYPVGCKRILISDDYYPALTRDNVEVVTDHITRFTKNGIVTTDGRERPLDTIIYATGFRASDFLAPMDIHGTAGKTLNQVWKDGAEAYLGVALAGFPNFFMLYGPNTNLGHNSIILMIECQVRYIMQCIRRLMERNLASIDVRQDAMENYNREVQRSLKQSVWDTGCASWYKNAAGKITNNWPHSTISYWWRMRTADLTAYHQKARTQPGSGVLPRPA from the coding sequence ATGCAGGCGCGGCAATTTGGCACCGAAGGCGATGAGATCGCCGACGCCAAGCGCGATCCCAACGACCAGGAGGTTCCAGCAACAGATCCGAATCTGCTCCAGAAACAGACGATCAGCCTCGGCGCGCACAGCCGAATCAACGACGTCACCCCTTCGCTCGGACATCTTGTTTTTCTATCACAGCCTGAGTCAAATCCGGTACCGCAGAACGAAGTGGGTACCTTCCCGGCGTCACGGTTGACGACGCCCAGATCACGATGGCGAGTCACAAAAGTGGCCGGGGTGTTCCCCACTGGCCAACGTCGCGCTACAAGACGATGTGGAGGAAAGGACCCTTTCGTGAATGATTTGCGCGCCCACGTCCAACCATCGTCCGCCGGCCGAACACCGACTGTGGCAATCCTCGGGGCGGGCATCTCGGGCATCTGTCTGGGCATTCAGCTCAAGCAGGCGGGGATCGACTCATTCACGATCTTCGAGAAGTCCGACGGCGTCGGCGGCACCTGGAAGGACAACACCTATCCCGGCGCCTGCTGCGACGTGCCGTCGATGCTCTACTCGTTCTCCTTCGAGCTGAAGACCGATTGGTCGCGCAAGTTCAGTCCGCAGTCTGAGATCCTCGACTACCTCGAACACTGCACCGACAAGTATGGCGTGCGCCCGCATCTCCGCTGCAACACCGAGATCGCGTCGGCGCGCTTCGATGAAAGCGACAGCGTGTGGCGCATCCGCACCGCGACCGGCGAGGATCACACCGCCGACATCTTCGTCAGCGGCGTCGGACAGCTCAACCGGCCGTACTACCCGGATATCCCGGACCGCGAAGAATTCCAGGGTACGACCTTTCACTCGGCGCGCTGGAATCATCAGCACGACCTGAGCGGCGAGAACGTCGCGGTCATTGGCAATGGCGCGAGTGCGATTCAGATCATTCCGCAGATCGCGCCCGCGACGAAACAACTCCACATCTTCCAACGCAGCGCCAACTGGATGATCCCACGCATGGACGGCGCGTATAGCGAGCGAGAGAAAGATCGTTTCACTCGAATGCCGCTGCTGGCGCGCGCCTACCGGGCGTTCATCTGGGCGCTCCTCGAATCCCGCTGGCCGGCATTCTCGAAGCAGAGTCGCGCCGGCAAGAAGTTGGAGAAGTTCGCCACCGCGGAAATGCACAAGCACATCACCGATCCAGTTCTACGCGCGATTCTGACGCCCGACTATCCCGTCGGCTGCAAGCGCATCTTGATCTCGGACGACTACTATCCGGCACTGACGCGCGACAACGTCGAGGTTGTCACCGACCACATCACCCGTTTCACCAAGAACGGCATCGTCACCACCGACGGCCGCGAGCGGCCGCTGGACACGATCATTTATGCCACGGGCTTCCGCGCCAGCGATTTCCTCGCCCCGATGGACATCCACGGCACCGCCGGCAAGACGTTGAATCAGGTATGGAAGGACGGCGCCGAAGCGTACCTGGGCGTGGCGTTGGCGGGTTTTCCGAACTTCTTCATGCTCTACGGACCCAACACCAACCTCGGCCACAACTCGATCATCCTGATGATCGAGTGCCAGGTGCGATACATCATGCAGTGCATCCGCAGGTTGATGGAGCGCAATCTCGCCTCCATCGACGTGCGTCAAGACGCGATGGAGAACTACAACCGCGAGGTGCAGCGCAGCCTCAAGCAGTCGGTGTGGGATACCGGCTGTGCCAGTTGGTACAAGAACGCCGCCGGCAAGATCACCAACAACTGGCCGCACAGCACCATCAGTTACTGGTGGCGAATGCGCACCGCCGATCTGACCGCGTATCATCAGAAGGCGCGCACCCAGCCAGGCAGCGGCGTACTCCCGCGCCCGGCGTGA
- a CDS encoding carbon-nitrogen hydrolase family protein — MSNQLTIALLQLLSRGSDRHANLQKGDDFCRRAAAAGADVALFPEMWSIGYQAFDPAQPSEREAWLALAVGVDDPVVQHFRALARELSMAIGITYLERWPGAPHNTLTLFDRHGNAALTYAKVHLGPWNPPASACSAGNEFPVCSLDTRVGPVRVGSMICFDREFPEAARMLMLNGAELILTPNACDLDDRKSSIGDVRIAQFRARAFENLVVVAMTNYPAPQHDGRSVAFYPDGSLIVQADTAERIVLAEIDLDRVRAYREREASRDAPRSPAKYAALASVDHPRPLTLRR; from the coding sequence ATGTCGAACCAACTGACGATCGCACTCCTTCAGCTCTTGTCCCGTGGATCGGATCGCCACGCCAACTTGCAGAAGGGCGATGACTTCTGTCGGCGCGCGGCGGCGGCGGGCGCGGATGTGGCGCTGTTCCCGGAGATGTGGAGTATCGGGTACCAAGCGTTCGATCCCGCGCAGCCCAGCGAGCGGGAGGCGTGGCTCGCCTTGGCTGTCGGTGTCGACGATCCGGTCGTTCAGCACTTCCGCGCGCTAGCCCGCGAACTCAGCATGGCGATCGGGATCACCTATCTCGAACGCTGGCCCGGCGCGCCACACAACACACTCACGCTGTTTGATCGCCACGGCAACGCGGCGCTCACCTACGCCAAGGTCCATCTCGGTCCGTGGAATCCACCAGCCAGCGCCTGCAGCGCTGGCAACGAATTTCCGGTCTGCTCGCTCGACACGCGCGTGGGTCCCGTTCGAGTCGGATCGATGATTTGCTTCGACCGCGAGTTTCCGGAGGCCGCCCGCATGCTGATGCTGAACGGAGCCGAACTCATTCTCACGCCCAACGCCTGCGATCTCGACGATCGCAAGAGTTCCATCGGCGATGTCCGCATCGCTCAGTTTCGCGCCCGTGCCTTCGAGAACTTGGTTGTCGTCGCGATGACCAACTACCCTGCACCCCAGCACGACGGCCGCTCCGTGGCTTTCTACCCCGACGGATCTCTAATCGTGCAGGCCGACACCGCGGAGCGCATCGTACTCGCGGAGATCGATCTGGATCGGGTGCGCGCCTACCGAGAACGCGAGGCCAGCCGCGATGCACCGCGGAGTCCCGCGAAGTACGCGGCCCTCGCGTCGGTCGATCACCCGCGACCGTTGACGTTGCGAAGGTGA
- a CDS encoding glutathione peroxidase, with the protein MNLYDFTATTIDGDKRSLRDYAGKAVLVVNVASQCGLTPHYAGLQELHKNYGDRGLVVLGFPCNQFGNQEPGTEKEVKTFCETKFGVTFPMFAKIDVNGDTRHPLYAFLTEQPTQPDGAGDIQWNFAKFLIDRSGKVAARFAPTAKPVSDEIVSAIEKIL; encoded by the coding sequence ATGAACCTCTACGACTTCACGGCAACGACCATTGATGGAGACAAGCGATCGCTGCGCGACTACGCCGGTAAGGCCGTGCTGGTCGTGAACGTCGCCTCGCAATGCGGGCTCACGCCGCATTACGCCGGGCTGCAGGAGCTGCACAAGAACTACGGGGATCGCGGGCTCGTGGTGCTGGGTTTCCCGTGCAATCAGTTCGGCAACCAGGAACCGGGGACCGAGAAGGAAGTCAAAACGTTCTGCGAGACCAAATTCGGCGTCACGTTCCCGATGTTCGCCAAGATCGACGTGAACGGCGACACGCGCCACCCGCTCTACGCCTTCTTGACCGAACAGCCCACGCAGCCGGACGGCGCCGGCGACATCCAATGGAACTTTGCGAAGTTCCTCATCGACCGCTCCGGCAAAGTTGCGGCTCGCTTCGCGCCGACCGCGAAGCCCGTGTCCGACGAGATCGTTAGCGCAATCGAAAAGATTCTGTAG
- a CDS encoding cytochrome P450 — MSDSISAIDFNPYSYDIHEDPFPVYRQLRTHAPAYRNDALGFWALSRHDDVLAAFKDTQTFSNAQGVSLERSSMSDPSAVASFLAMDPPRHDQMRALVSRGFTPRRVADLEPRIRALTAAHIESFVSAGHCDVIEDLAAKLPMDVVGELLGVPPADRDELRHWADAVVHREAGSAEIPPAALQASGQLLAYFRELIAQRKQQRGSDLASALLDAEIDGARLEDRDVMAFLFLMIIAGNETTTKLIGNALYWLWRNPSERERVRRDPAMIPNWIEETLRYDSSTQMLARTVTCDCELHGERLRAGDRVLLLVGSANRDERVFANTDVFDIARDSSQHLAFGKGTHFCMGASLARLETRVALEAIQARVPDFEIEATKLVRVHSPNVRGFASMPITFNPR, encoded by the coding sequence CGAAGATCCGTTTCCGGTCTATCGGCAACTGCGCACGCACGCGCCTGCGTATCGCAACGATGCGCTCGGATTCTGGGCGCTGTCGCGTCACGACGATGTGCTCGCGGCGTTCAAGGACACGCAGACGTTTTCGAACGCCCAAGGCGTGTCGTTGGAACGATCGAGCATGAGTGATCCGTCGGCGGTGGCGTCATTCCTGGCGATGGACCCGCCCCGTCACGATCAGATGCGGGCGCTGGTGTCGCGCGGGTTCACGCCGCGGCGTGTGGCCGATCTCGAACCGCGGATTCGTGCGCTCACCGCCGCGCACATCGAGAGTTTCGTCTCGGCCGGGCACTGCGATGTAATTGAGGATCTGGCCGCCAAGTTACCGATGGACGTGGTGGGCGAGCTGCTGGGCGTGCCGCCGGCCGACCGCGATGAGTTGCGGCACTGGGCCGATGCGGTAGTTCACCGCGAAGCGGGCAGCGCGGAGATTCCACCTGCGGCGCTGCAGGCGAGCGGGCAGTTGCTGGCGTACTTCCGCGAGCTGATCGCGCAGCGCAAGCAGCAGCGCGGCAGCGATCTCGCGAGCGCCCTGCTCGACGCCGAGATCGACGGCGCGCGCCTGGAGGATCGCGACGTCATGGCGTTCCTCTTTCTCATGATCATCGCCGGCAACGAGACGACGACCAAGTTGATCGGCAACGCGCTCTATTGGTTGTGGCGGAACCCGAGCGAACGCGAACGGGTGCGCCGCGACCCAGCCATGATTCCAAACTGGATCGAGGAAACCTTGCGCTACGACAGCTCGACGCAGATGCTCGCGCGCACGGTAACGTGCGACTGCGAGCTGCACGGTGAGCGGCTGCGAGCCGGCGATCGGGTGCTGCTGCTCGTCGGCTCGGCGAACCGCGACGAGCGCGTGTTCGCCAACACCGATGTGTTCGACATCGCGCGCGACAGCAGTCAGCACCTCGCCTTCGGCAAAGGCACACACTTCTGCATGGGCGCGTCGCTCGCTCGACTCGAAACGCGCGTGGCACTCGAAGCGATCCAGGCACGAGTACCGGATTTCGAGATCGAGGCGACCAAGCTCGTCCGCGTGCACTCGCCCAACGTGCGCGGCTTTGCGTCGATGCCAATCACGTTCAACCCGCGCTGA